In Methanosarcina barkeri MS, a single window of DNA contains:
- the vnfK gene encoding V-containing nitrogenase subunit beta — protein sequence MSCELMLKERTGIINPMYTCQPAGAQFVGIGIKDCIPLVHGGQGCSMFVRLLFAQHFKENFDIASSSLHESAAVFGGAIRVEEAVEALIARYPDLRIIPIITTCSTETIGDDIEGIIRKMNKIIKEKHPDRDVKLIAMHTPSYSGSQVTGYDTAISAVVKALAKKDEPSGKLNIFTGWVNPGDVSEIKHILSEMEVDGNILLDTETFDAPIMPDKSAFAYGNTTIEEIADSANAIGSIALSRYEGANAATYLKNNFGVPSVVTPTPIGINNTDIFLKNISKLTGKPIPESLVIERGKAIDAIVDLAHMFFANKKVAIFGNPDLVFGLAQFCLECELEPVLLLLGDDNTLYKLDPRLESLKEKANCDITVIWNADLWELESRIKNKSIDIDLILGHSKGRYIAIDNDIPMVRVGFPTFDRAGLWKYPVIGYKGAEWLAETIANTIFASMESKHDREWIINVW from the coding sequence ATGTCGTGTGAGCTGATGTTGAAAGAGCGAACAGGAATCATTAATCCAATGTATACCTGTCAGCCTGCAGGTGCCCAATTTGTGGGAATTGGTATAAAGGACTGCATTCCGCTTGTACATGGCGGTCAGGGTTGCAGCATGTTTGTCAGGTTGTTGTTCGCTCAGCATTTCAAAGAAAATTTTGACATTGCGTCTTCGTCTTTGCATGAAAGCGCCGCCGTTTTCGGGGGCGCAATAAGGGTAGAAGAAGCGGTTGAAGCACTTATTGCGAGATATCCTGACCTGAGGATCATACCTATTATAACGACCTGTTCAACTGAAACTATTGGTGACGATATTGAAGGTATAATCCGGAAAATGAATAAAATAATTAAAGAAAAACATCCTGACAGAGATGTGAAGCTCATAGCTATGCATACGCCAAGCTACAGCGGGAGCCAGGTGACAGGTTACGATACGGCAATTAGCGCGGTTGTAAAAGCTCTTGCAAAAAAAGATGAGCCTTCCGGAAAGCTGAACATATTCACTGGATGGGTCAATCCAGGAGATGTTTCTGAAATTAAGCATATATTATCTGAGATGGAGGTTGACGGAAATATACTTCTGGACACTGAGACCTTTGACGCTCCTATTATGCCTGACAAATCGGCATTCGCATATGGAAATACAACCATTGAGGAAATAGCTGATTCTGCCAATGCTATCGGGTCAATTGCATTAAGCCGTTATGAGGGCGCAAATGCTGCAACATATTTAAAAAATAACTTCGGCGTGCCTTCGGTTGTAACTCCAACCCCTATAGGCATAAACAATACCGATATTTTCCTTAAAAATATCAGCAAGCTTACAGGCAAGCCTATACCTGAATCACTGGTTATTGAACGCGGAAAGGCAATAGATGCGATTGTAGACCTTGCTCATATGTTTTTCGCGAATAAGAAAGTAGCCATATTTGGGAATCCGGACCTTGTCTTCGGTCTTGCGCAGTTTTGCCTGGAATGCGAACTTGAACCTGTGCTTTTACTTTTGGGCGACGATAATACACTGTATAAACTTGACCCAAGGCTCGAATCACTTAAAGAGAAGGCAAATTGCGATATAACAGTTATCTGGAACGCTGATTTGTGGGAACTGGAAAGCCGTATCAAAAACAAATCCATAGACATCGATTTAATTTTGGGGCATTCAAAAGGACGATACATTGCAATAGATAATGATATCCCCATGGTCAGGGTAGGCTTCCCAACATTCGATAGAGCAGGGCTGTGGAAATATCCAGTAATCGGATACAAAGGAGCAGAATGGTTAGCTGAAACAATTGCCAATACGATTTTTGCATCCATGGAAAGTAAGCATGACAGAGAATGGATAATTAATGTCTGGTAA
- a CDS encoding P-II family nitrogen regulator, which produces MKMVRAILRPEWTEEVTDGLAEAGYYSLTKINVFGRGKQKGITVGDVHYDELAKTMIMMAVEDEAVDKVIKIISGKAYTGNMGDGKIFVNTIEAAYTISSGEKGL; this is translated from the coding sequence ATGAAGATGGTCCGTGCCATATTACGTCCTGAATGGACTGAAGAAGTAACCGACGGACTCGCAGAAGCCGGTTATTACTCCCTTACAAAAATAAACGTTTTCGGAAGAGGGAAACAAAAAGGGATCACTGTTGGGGATGTGCACTACGATGAACTCGCAAAAACAATGATCATGATGGCTGTAGAAGACGAGGCTGTTGACAAGGTGATTAAAATAATTTCCGGAAAAGCATACACAGGCAACATGGGAGACGGAAAAATCTTTGTGAATACGATTGAAGCTGCATACACAATTAGTTCGGGTGAAAAAGGGTTATAA
- a CDS encoding radical SAM protein — MQCNICEVRCEINKHSMGRCGTYVSTGNKITQYPGMGYLGAYPISIEAVPLHHFYPSGKFLQIFSTGCNFQCPGCMARMPASSRPPSQQSSLSPSEIVKRVLQQECLGVVSAINDPVANYYLFRDLAVQAQEKNLLVGCSTNCYFTSETLEEFGQLVDFVNVGIKGYSDRGYKNCGVTSSTPVFRNISRLFDMGVHVETSVAYSKGNEDDVIKVAEAVSDISSTIPLHVMRFLPFGYAPIELEPSVGEAEKICSALHRYLDFVYLFNSPGTKLLNTYCPECGNLLIEREFYRPFGSRLVKPWVSHKCSCGYSIPVQGKASTEGFSEAGLIDSYSISQAFSMVHAVLTCLGVLDDYKLMDIWGEDKLMDVWSKVSNPKTLTQIHYMIRQPYSYLEFIRFIAEKANMPKKGEELVSFIHKRLKIVQNLSAGKSSYYVYYCMGSPFFALNAGRMENNLVTFSGGVSINKQLQKEGKLGVSVSPSFINEHNPGVIFVSGFLSRPLDEFYALCQKYEIHVDAVTQHRVYEIPPSWDFGSPRWILGLMYIADKLHPGKLEVDLKKEADDFYLQFYGMRFKEARPNRSFHRPSSGIWPHTQTLYNDLKMEMPKQGSTKNFDNEIIQPFNILPALISSSKDDRKGVKPQ, encoded by the coding sequence ATGCAATGCAATATATGCGAAGTCAGGTGCGAAATCAATAAGCATAGTATGGGCAGATGTGGCACTTATGTAAGCACTGGCAATAAAATAACCCAGTACCCCGGTATGGGATATCTGGGAGCATATCCAATTTCAATAGAAGCAGTCCCTTTACATCATTTTTATCCTTCAGGCAAGTTCCTGCAAATTTTCAGTACAGGATGTAATTTTCAGTGTCCTGGTTGTATGGCACGGATGCCAGCATCAAGTAGACCTCCGTCCCAACAATCCTCACTCAGTCCATCCGAAATAGTGAAAAGGGTCTTACAACAAGAGTGCCTGGGCGTAGTTTCAGCAATAAATGATCCTGTTGCCAATTACTATCTTTTCAGGGACCTTGCAGTACAGGCACAGGAAAAAAATTTACTTGTAGGTTGTTCAACCAACTGCTATTTTACAAGTGAAACTTTAGAAGAGTTTGGACAGCTTGTTGATTTTGTGAACGTGGGAATTAAAGGTTATTCTGACAGAGGTTATAAAAATTGTGGAGTTACTTCATCAACTCCTGTTTTTCGCAACATTTCCAGACTTTTTGACATGGGAGTGCATGTTGAAACTTCAGTTGCTTATTCAAAGGGAAATGAAGATGATGTTATAAAAGTCGCAGAGGCAGTATCTGATATCTCTTCTACTATTCCGTTGCATGTCATGAGATTCCTGCCCTTCGGCTATGCCCCGATAGAACTGGAGCCATCAGTGGGAGAAGCGGAAAAAATTTGTTCTGCCCTGCACAGATATCTGGATTTTGTCTACCTCTTTAATTCGCCAGGCACGAAACTATTAAACACATACTGTCCTGAATGTGGCAATCTCCTGATAGAGCGGGAATTTTACAGGCCTTTTGGCTCCAGGCTTGTAAAACCCTGGGTAAGTCACAAATGTAGCTGCGGTTACAGCATTCCAGTTCAGGGTAAAGCTTCCACTGAAGGTTTCAGTGAAGCAGGCTTAATAGACAGTTACAGTATAAGCCAGGCTTTCAGTATGGTTCATGCAGTACTTACATGCCTGGGAGTACTGGACGATTATAAACTAATGGATATCTGGGGTGAGGATAAATTAATGGATGTCTGGAGTAAGGTCTCAAACCCCAAAACCCTTACACAAATACATTATATGATACGTCAGCCGTACTCTTATCTGGAGTTCATCAGGTTTATTGCTGAAAAAGCTAATATGCCGAAAAAAGGAGAAGAACTTGTTTCTTTCATTCATAAGCGCTTGAAAATTGTCCAGAATCTTTCAGCAGGAAAAAGTAGTTATTATGTGTATTATTGCATGGGCTCTCCTTTCTTTGCCCTGAATGCCGGCAGAATGGAAAATAACCTTGTGACATTTTCCGGTGGTGTGAGTATCAATAAGCAGCTTCAAAAGGAAGGTAAACTGGGTGTAAGTGTTTCCCCTTCCTTTATCAATGAGCACAATCCTGGGGTTATTTTTGTCTCCGGTTTCCTTTCTCGTCCTCTCGATGAGTTCTATGCCCTGTGCCAGAAATATGAAATACATGTCGATGCTGTGACGCAGCATAGGGTCTATGAAATTCCGCCTTCCTGGGATTTTGGAAGCCCTCGCTGGATATTGGGACTAATGTATATAGCAGACAAGTTGCATCCCGGAAAACTTGAAGTTGACCTGAAAAAGGAAGCAGATGATTTTTATCTACAGTTTTATGGTATGCGGTTTAAGGAAGCAAGACCTAACAGGTCTTTTCACAGGCCTTCTTCTGGTATTTGGCCACACACACAAACACTGTATAATGACCTCAAAATGGAGATGCCAAAGCAGGGCTCTACTAAAAATTTCGACAATGAGATTATTCAACCTTTTAACATCCTGCCAGCCTTAATATCAAGCTCAAAGGATGATAGGAAAGGAGTCAAACCACAGTAA
- the nifH gene encoding nitrogenase iron protein — protein sequence MTRKIAFYGKGGIGKSTTQQNTAAAMAYYHGKKIFIHGCDPKADCTRLVLGGVAQTTIMDTLRELGEDAVTAENVINTGFDGIKCVESGGPEPGVGCAGRGVITAINLMEEMGAYSEDLDFIHFDVLGDVVCGGFAMPIREGKAQEVYIVASGEMMATYAANNICKGLLKYAEQSGVRLGGIICNSRRVDNELEMMEEFASALGTQLLYFVPRDNIVQKAEFNKKTVVEYDPTCNQALEYKELAKKILENDMFVIPKPLSMDQLEKMVERYGLMD from the coding sequence ATGACAAGAAAAATTGCTTTCTATGGAAAAGGTGGAATCGGAAAGTCCACCACTCAACAAAATACTGCAGCTGCTATGGCATATTATCATGGTAAAAAAATTTTTATTCACGGTTGTGACCCCAAAGCTGACTGTACTCGTCTTGTGCTCGGTGGGGTAGCTCAAACTACAATAATGGATACTCTAAGGGAGCTTGGTGAGGATGCTGTGACAGCTGAAAATGTCATAAATACCGGTTTTGATGGAATAAAATGCGTTGAGTCCGGTGGTCCAGAGCCCGGTGTTGGCTGTGCAGGTAGAGGAGTTATCACTGCAATTAATCTCATGGAAGAAATGGGAGCCTATTCTGAGGACCTGGATTTTATTCACTTTGATGTATTGGGCGATGTTGTCTGCGGCGGTTTTGCAATGCCTATTCGAGAGGGAAAAGCCCAGGAAGTATACATAGTTGCTTCTGGAGAAATGATGGCGACTTATGCAGCAAATAATATTTGTAAGGGCCTGTTGAAGTATGCTGAACAAAGCGGGGTGAGATTGGGAGGAATTATTTGCAACAGTCGCAGAGTGGATAATGAACTGGAAATGATGGAAGAATTTGCTTCTGCACTGGGAACGCAGCTGTTATACTTTGTACCACGTGACAATATTGTCCAAAAAGCAGAGTTCAATAAAAAGACTGTAGTGGAGTACGACCCTACATGCAATCAAGCACTTGAATACAAAGAACTCGCCAAAAAAATCCTAGAAAATGACATGTTTGTTATCCCTAAACCATTAAGTATGGATCAGCTAGAGAAAATGGTTGAAAGATATGGTCTTATGGATTAA
- a CDS encoding ZIP family metal transporter, which produces MENYLVVAAFVIAEFLGALIYFKTEDSVKRTLLTCLGLGFAIAVVLLDIIPDATEDFSAGYWLIVIGFIAMVVAGFYTKSVGKYSAVLGLAIHNIAEGVIITTEFGPISPILAVGAILHKLPEGMVSFSLLDELEDKTRFAIAALIALLIPVGAIVPISDSITKPLMALSAGVILYVVGNLLITIISKYYVTEIDKGKLSKKHDLNITTLSSVAVFGAVIAWISCLMA; this is translated from the coding sequence ATGGAGAATTATCTGGTAGTAGCAGCATTTGTCATAGCGGAATTTTTGGGAGCTTTAATTTATTTCAAAACAGAAGATTCTGTGAAAAGAACGTTGTTGACCTGTCTTGGACTTGGTTTTGCCATTGCAGTGGTTCTTCTGGATATTATCCCGGATGCTACTGAGGATTTTTCAGCAGGATACTGGTTGATTGTGATTGGGTTCATTGCAATGGTTGTGGCAGGATTCTACACTAAAAGTGTTGGAAAGTATTCAGCCGTTTTAGGATTAGCAATTCACAACATTGCAGAAGGCGTGATTATAACCACTGAGTTTGGACCGATTTCTCCGATTTTAGCAGTCGGAGCAATTCTGCACAAACTGCCAGAAGGAATGGTTTCCTTTTCATTACTAGATGAATTAGAAGACAAAACCAGGTTTGCAATTGCAGCTTTGATCGCATTGTTAATTCCAGTCGGTGCGATTGTACCTATCTCTGACAGCATTACAAAACCGCTTATGGCGCTTAGTGCTGGTGTTATCCTTTATGTTGTAGGAAACCTGTTGATCACTATCATTTCCAAATATTATGTAACTGAAATCGATAAAGGAAAACTAAGTAAAAAGCACGATCTAAATATAACTACGCTATCCTCTGTGGCGGTTTTCGGAGCAGTAATAGCCTGGATATCCTGTTTGATGGCGTAA
- a CDS encoding P-II family nitrogen regulator, with the protein MKEVTAVVRPNKMSVTKDALDKIGYPSMTAIPVLGKGKQRGISGELNFYIQPKLLAKRYSTGMKYIPKRLLSIVVNDEDVDQVIKTIIGVNQTAQIGDGKIFVESIDEVIRIRTGEKGELALK; encoded by the coding sequence ATGAAAGAAGTTACTGCAGTCGTTAGACCTAACAAGATGTCGGTTACGAAAGACGCACTGGATAAAATTGGTTATCCGTCTATGACGGCAATTCCGGTATTAGGAAAGGGTAAACAAAGAGGGATCTCAGGAGAGCTTAACTTCTACATACAACCAAAGCTGCTCGCGAAAAGGTACAGCACAGGTATGAAGTACATACCCAAAAGACTTCTGAGCATAGTTGTAAATGACGAAGATGTGGATCAGGTGATTAAAACCATTATTGGAGTCAATCAAACTGCCCAGATTGGTGATGGAAAGATTTTTGTCGAGTCCATTGACGAGGTTATTCGGATCAGGACTGGCGAAAAAGGAGAACTAGCTTTAAAATAA
- the vnfD gene encoding nitrogenase vanadium-iron protein, alpha chain, whose product MPLKLFCCDECIPERQNHVYIKEEGEDTTQYLPLSNIETIPGSLSERGCSYCGAKLVIGGVIKDCIQMIHGPVGCAYDTWHTKRYPSDNDNFQLKYVWSSDTKEKHIVFGAEKQLKKAIKEAFKEFPKIKRMFVYTTCTTALIGDDPKAVCREVEEELGDVDIFVVECPGFAGVSQSKGHHELNIGWMRDKIGTLEPEIKSEYTINVIGDYNIQGDTYVLQRYFDKMGIQVIAHFTGNVTYDQLRCMHRAKLNVVNCARSAGYIANELKRVYDIPRMDVDTWGFDYIKVALRKIGAFFGLEDKAEEVIADEVAKYEGKLNWYKERLKGKKVCIWTGGPRLWHWTKALEDDLGMEVVAMSSKFGHQEDFEKVIARGRVGTIYIDDGNELEFFEVLDNIHADIIFTGPRVGDLVKKLHIPYINGHAYHNGPYMGFEGAVNMARDMYNGIYSPMWSLAGKDPRVVQEL is encoded by the coding sequence ATGCCGTTGAAATTATTCTGTTGCGATGAATGCATACCTGAGCGCCAGAACCATGTTTACATAAAAGAAGAAGGAGAAGACACAACTCAATATCTCCCACTCTCAAATATAGAAACAATACCCGGATCATTATCTGAAAGAGGGTGCAGCTATTGTGGAGCAAAACTCGTTATTGGTGGAGTCATCAAAGACTGTATTCAGATGATACATGGACCGGTAGGATGTGCTTATGATACCTGGCACACGAAAAGGTATCCCAGCGATAATGACAATTTTCAATTAAAATATGTTTGGTCGTCGGACACAAAAGAAAAACATATTGTTTTCGGAGCTGAGAAGCAGCTCAAAAAAGCGATCAAAGAAGCTTTCAAAGAATTTCCAAAAATCAAGCGAATGTTTGTCTACACTACCTGTACAACCGCATTGATAGGAGACGATCCCAAAGCAGTATGTCGTGAGGTTGAGGAAGAGCTTGGGGATGTGGATATATTTGTTGTCGAATGTCCAGGATTCGCTGGTGTCAGTCAATCAAAAGGACATCATGAACTGAACATCGGCTGGATGAGAGATAAGATCGGAACGCTTGAACCTGAAATTAAAAGCGAATACACAATTAACGTCATCGGCGACTACAATATTCAGGGAGATACCTACGTACTGCAAAGATATTTTGATAAAATGGGAATACAGGTCATTGCTCATTTTACCGGAAACGTAACTTATGATCAACTACGCTGTATGCATAGGGCAAAGCTGAATGTGGTCAACTGTGCGCGTTCTGCAGGATATATAGCCAACGAACTTAAGAGAGTATATGATATCCCAAGAATGGATGTAGATACGTGGGGCTTTGACTATATTAAGGTAGCACTGAGAAAGATTGGAGCTTTCTTTGGACTGGAAGACAAAGCTGAAGAAGTAATTGCAGACGAGGTTGCAAAATACGAAGGAAAACTTAACTGGTATAAGGAGCGGCTCAAAGGGAAAAAGGTCTGTATCTGGACTGGTGGGCCAAGACTGTGGCACTGGACAAAGGCTCTTGAAGACGATTTAGGTATGGAAGTTGTTGCAATGTCTTCTAAATTTGGTCATCAGGAAGACTTTGAGAAGGTTATTGCCAGGGGAAGAGTCGGGACGATTTATATTGATGATGGAAATGAACTTGAGTTTTTTGAAGTACTCGACAATATCCACGCCGATATTATTTTCACCGGGCCCAGAGTTGGAGATTTAGTCAAAAAACTGCACATTCCATACATTAACGGACATGCATATCACAACGGTCCATACATGGGTTTTGAAGGCGCAGTAAACATGGCGAGAGATATGTATAACGGAATTTATTCTCCGATGTGGAGTTTAGCTGGAAAAGATCCGAGAGTGGTGCAGGAATTATGA
- the vnfG gene encoding V-containing nitrogenase subunit delta codes for MNEKIEEVTALIQKQCLWQFFSRSWDREENIEGIMTMTGKILNGDKINLVTPADKAFYSDAKFLAAEIQKKMPWLFELDKSGVLELIEGVKERLLYIAVKKSRNCELNLSNY; via the coding sequence ATGAATGAAAAAATCGAGGAAGTGACCGCCCTTATTCAGAAACAGTGCTTATGGCAATTCTTTTCAAGAAGCTGGGACCGGGAGGAAAACATTGAAGGTATTATGACAATGACCGGCAAGATTCTGAACGGAGATAAAATAAATCTTGTAACGCCGGCAGATAAGGCGTTTTATTCCGATGCAAAATTTTTGGCTGCGGAGATTCAGAAAAAAATGCCCTGGCTCTTCGAACTCGACAAGTCAGGAGTACTGGAACTAATTGAAGGCGTCAAAGAAAGACTGCTCTATATTGCTGTAAAAAAATCACGTAACTGCGAACTGAACTTGTCAAATTACTAA